The Caballeronia sp. Lep1P3 genome segment CCGTACACAACGACAACGGGACTACGCCATGATCATCGATTGTCACGGTCACTACACGACCTCGCCGCCTCAGCATGAAGCGTGGCGCACGAAGCAGGTGGCCGCGCTGAAGGACGGCGCATCGCCGCCACCGCGACCGTCTATTTCGGACGACGAAATACGCGAAAGCATCGAAGGCGGACAGCTTCGCATCCAGCGCGAACGCGGCACCGATCTCACGATCTTCTCGCCGCGCGCCGCCGGCATGGGCCATCACCTTGCGACGGCCGAGGCCAACGCGGTGTGGTCGAGCGAATGCAACGATCTCATTCATCGCGTCTGCAAGCTCTTTCCGCGCAACTTCGTGGGCGTCTGCCAGTTGCCGCAGGCGCCGGGCGTGCCGCCTGAAAACTGCATCGCGGAATTGAGGCGATGCGTGCAGGAGCTCGGTTTCATCGGCTGCAATCTGAACCCGGACCCTTCCGGCGGCCACTGGTCCGGCATGCCGCTCACCGACCGCTCGTGGTATCCGCTCTATGAAGCGATGGTCGAGCTGGACGTGCCCGCGATGATCCATGTCTCATCGTCGTGCAATCCGAACTTTCATGCGACGGGTGCGCATTACATCAATGGCGACACGTCCGCGTTCATGCAATTGCTGACCGCCGACCTGTTCGCGGATTTTCCGACGCTCAAGTTCATCATTCCGCACGGCGGCGGCGCAGTGCCATATCACTGGGGCCGTTATCGCGGGCTCGCGCAGGACATGAAGCGCCCGCTTCTCACCGAGTATCTGCTGAAGAACGTCTTCTTCGATACCTGCGTCTACCATCAGCCGGGCGCGGAATTGCTCGCCAAGGTGATCCCTGTCGAGAACATCCTCTTCGCTTCGGAGACGATCGGCGCGGTGCAGGGCATCGATCCCGAAACGGGCCATTATTTCGACGATACGCGCCGCTATATCGATGCAATCGACTGGCTCTCCGACGCGGATCGCCAGCGCATTTACGAAGACAACGCGCGCGCGGTGTACGGACGTCTGTCCGCGCAGCTCGAACGACAACGATCGACCGAAGGAGCGACGACATGAATCCGGCAGGATGGCGCGAATACGAATCGGCACCCCAGGCGAGCGCCGCGACGCTCGATGCGTTGCGCGAACTCGCGGTATCGCTCCTGAGCGACAACATGGCGCGCGTGAGCGGCACCACGGGCCTGCGTGCGTTTCATCGGCCGAGACCGATGGCCGGCACCGCCGTCACCGTGCGAACGCGCGGCGGCGACAATCTCGCGATTCATCGCGCGTTCGACTACTGCAGGCCGGGCGACGTGCTCGTGATCGACGGCGCAGGCGAACTCACTCAGGCGCTGATGGGCGACATCATGGCGAGCTTCGCGGAAAGCATCGGCGTGCAGGGCCTCGTGATCGACGGCGCGATTCGTGATGTCGGCGCGCTGAGCCAGCGCGATTTTCCGGTGTACGCGCGCGGCGTCACGCATCGCGGGCCATACAAGCATGGGCCGGGCGAGATCAACGTGCCCGTCACGGTCGGCGGCATGGTGGTGCATCCGGGCGATATCGTCGTCGGCGACGAAGACGGCGTGCTCGCGATTGCGCCCGCCGATGTCCAAGCCGTGATCGAAGGCGCGCGCAAGCAGGCCGCGAAGGAAGCGGAAGCGTTGAGATCGATTGCGGAAGGACGTTTCGACCGCTCATGGGTCGCTGCGCAGCGCGACCGGATGATGAACGGCTGACGGCTTGCCCGATGCGTGGCGACGCGTGCATCATGGCGCGTTCGCTTCATCGACGCCAGGACACTCCGACGCCATGCCAGACCATCTCGACACAGCATCGCTCATTGCACTTGCACGGCGCGCCGAAGCGCAAGATCCA includes the following:
- a CDS encoding amidohydrolase family protein: MIIDCHGHYTTSPPQHEAWRTKQVAALKDGASPPPRPSISDDEIRESIEGGQLRIQRERGTDLTIFSPRAAGMGHHLATAEANAVWSSECNDLIHRVCKLFPRNFVGVCQLPQAPGVPPENCIAELRRCVQELGFIGCNLNPDPSGGHWSGMPLTDRSWYPLYEAMVELDVPAMIHVSSSCNPNFHATGAHYINGDTSAFMQLLTADLFADFPTLKFIIPHGGGAVPYHWGRYRGLAQDMKRPLLTEYLLKNVFFDTCVYHQPGAELLAKVIPVENILFASETIGAVQGIDPETGHYFDDTRRYIDAIDWLSDADRQRIYEDNARAVYGRLSAQLERQRSTEGATT
- a CDS encoding RraA family protein, with translation MNPAGWREYESAPQASAATLDALRELAVSLLSDNMARVSGTTGLRAFHRPRPMAGTAVTVRTRGGDNLAIHRAFDYCRPGDVLVIDGAGELTQALMGDIMASFAESIGVQGLVIDGAIRDVGALSQRDFPVYARGVTHRGPYKHGPGEINVPVTVGGMVVHPGDIVVGDEDGVLAIAPADVQAVIEGARKQAAKEAEALRSIAEGRFDRSWVAAQRDRMMNG